The following are encoded in a window of Cryobacterium sp. CG_9.6 genomic DNA:
- a CDS encoding V-type ATP synthase subunit D — MTATGRAGKVRIERRLVTARHGAELLDRKQRILSDELDRLHLHADSARRLWEQHAAEAAVWLGRAVALDGHDLLAQASPADPATVMLTWGGAMGVRFPVEATCQLPDAPRAGGSSALAWASVTHRSALGAAAAHAAAQRAVLLLSRELAATRTRQAAVENRWIPRLERELRVIRQRLEEQELEENLRVHWAAEHQQAGQQSSVGVTGEAVTR, encoded by the coding sequence GTGACGGCCACCGGGCGGGCCGGCAAGGTACGCATCGAGCGGCGGTTGGTGACAGCGCGGCACGGGGCCGAGCTGCTCGACCGAAAACAACGCATCCTCTCTGATGAACTCGACCGCTTGCATCTGCACGCCGATAGTGCGCGGCGCCTGTGGGAGCAGCACGCTGCCGAGGCCGCGGTGTGGCTAGGCCGTGCCGTGGCGTTAGACGGCCACGACCTTCTGGCCCAGGCCTCCCCGGCGGACCCCGCCACCGTCATGCTCACCTGGGGAGGTGCCATGGGGGTGAGGTTTCCGGTGGAGGCCACCTGCCAGCTGCCCGACGCACCCCGGGCGGGCGGCAGCTCGGCGCTAGCGTGGGCGTCGGTAACGCACCGCTCCGCCCTCGGCGCCGCCGCCGCGCACGCGGCTGCGCAACGGGCGGTTCTACTGCTCTCGCGGGAGTTGGCTGCCACCCGCACTCGTCAGGCCGCCGTCGAAAACCGGTGGATTCCCCGGTTGGAGCGCGAGCTTCGGGTGATCCGGCAGAGGCTCGAGGAACAGGAGCTTGAGGAGAATCTGCGGGTGCACTGGGCGGCAGAGCATCAGCAGGCCGGTCAGCAGTCGTCGGTGGGCGTGACAGGAGAGGCGGTAACGCGATGA
- a CDS encoding universal stress protein yields the protein MSDVILVAVNDSSAAFAAVTVAIEHARRLDARLHAVTVIEGGEMERHLAAHDLLADKRRAAADAVLRHVAVRGSSAGLMVTVRQRSGRVAAEILEEAHAVQAIMIVMGRVERPGHVIPSIGSHTLRVLEFTSVPVLVVPLP from the coding sequence ATGAGTGACGTGATCCTCGTGGCGGTCAATGATTCCTCGGCGGCATTTGCGGCGGTGACCGTAGCCATTGAGCACGCCCGACGGTTAGACGCTCGGTTGCACGCGGTGACGGTGATCGAGGGCGGCGAAATGGAACGTCATTTGGCGGCCCACGATCTGCTGGCCGACAAGCGACGAGCAGCAGCGGATGCCGTGTTGCGGCATGTTGCCGTGCGCGGCTCGTCTGCCGGGTTGATGGTGACGGTTCGTCAGCGTTCCGGGCGGGTGGCGGCCGAGATCCTCGAGGAGGCCCATGCTGTGCAGGCCATCATGATCGTTATGGGTCGGGTGGAGCGACCCGGGCACGTCATTCCCTCCATCGGCAGTCACACCCTGCGGGTTCTGGAGTTCACCAGCGTTCCCGTGTTGGTTGTCCCTCTCCCCTGA
- a CDS encoding HNH endonuclease signature motif containing protein, translating to MENNDEVPPEEDAAGLVPPDPPAPTIPSLPIPGQLAITTGDIRPCDVPRVRRVIDKGQNILLESITAFDRLINSAHAARATVIAGAHLWTTSTAQTGRPNGSHDLSEFQWSDATAAHEGFVAELAALLTISEGSARNLLTESEVLQNTLPGTRRALQAGDISYRHAQVIIDNALSLPDASHGDYETEVLTNAATLTVPQLKKKAITVRELTHPDSIRARHRTALTDRCLHVQPARDAMAYLDLTLSNEDAAAINDRIDTLARSLQTTDEDRTLTQLRCDVAVDLLLKGVTDTGLGAGVTGNVYVTVPVLTLMGKGNEPAMLEGFGPIDPDTARRIAGTATGFHRLLIHPETGAVLSFGKDTYRVPAALRRYLEVRDETCRFVGCNKSARHCDMDHTLAWQHGGDTTFTNLAALCRRSHKIKHETGWNVTQDTTGTLTWTSPAGKHYATHPASRLRPPVLPPELTSPPEKAPYLNPWTQPITFPTDAPF from the coding sequence ATGGAGAACAACGACGAAGTGCCTCCAGAGGAGGATGCCGCGGGACTTGTCCCGCCCGACCCACCAGCACCAACCATCCCCAGTTTGCCGATCCCTGGTCAGTTGGCGATCACCACCGGTGACATTCGGCCCTGTGACGTGCCGCGGGTGAGGCGGGTGATTGATAAGGGTCAGAACATTCTGCTGGAGAGCATCACGGCCTTTGACCGCCTCATCAACTCCGCGCATGCCGCCCGTGCCACTGTCATTGCTGGCGCGCACCTGTGGACCACCAGTACCGCGCAGACCGGTCGCCCGAACGGCTCGCACGACCTCAGCGAATTTCAGTGGTCTGATGCCACCGCAGCGCATGAGGGGTTCGTGGCGGAACTGGCGGCGTTACTGACCATCTCGGAAGGTTCCGCCCGCAACCTCCTTACCGAAAGTGAGGTGTTACAAAACACTCTGCCCGGTACCCGCCGGGCCCTGCAGGCGGGAGACATCAGCTACCGCCACGCGCAGGTGATCATCGACAACGCTCTCTCCTTGCCCGATGCGTCGCACGGCGACTACGAAACGGAGGTCCTCACCAACGCCGCCACGCTCACCGTCCCGCAACTAAAGAAAAAAGCCATCACCGTGCGCGAACTCACCCACCCCGACAGTATCCGCGCCCGGCACCGAACAGCCCTGACCGATCGGTGCCTGCACGTGCAACCCGCCCGGGACGCCATGGCCTACCTTGACCTCACCCTCTCCAACGAGGATGCGGCCGCGATCAACGACCGCATCGACACCCTCGCCCGCAGCCTGCAAACCACCGACGAAGACCGCACCCTCACCCAGTTACGCTGCGACGTGGCTGTTGACTTGCTCCTGAAAGGCGTCACCGACACCGGTCTCGGCGCCGGGGTCACCGGCAACGTTTACGTCACCGTGCCCGTACTCACCCTCATGGGTAAAGGAAACGAACCGGCGATGCTCGAAGGGTTCGGACCCATCGACCCCGACACGGCCCGCCGCATCGCCGGCACCGCCACCGGGTTCCACCGCCTCCTCATCCACCCCGAAACCGGTGCCGTGCTCTCCTTCGGCAAAGACACCTACCGTGTCCCGGCAGCCCTGCGCCGCTACCTCGAAGTACGCGACGAAACGTGCCGCTTCGTGGGCTGCAACAAAAGCGCCCGGCACTGCGACATGGACCACACCCTCGCCTGGCAACACGGCGGCGACACCACCTTCACCAACCTCGCCGCCCTCTGCCGACGAAGCCACAAAATCAAACACGAAACCGGGTGGAACGTCACCCAAGACACCACCGGCACCCTCACCTGGACCAGCCCCGCCGGCAAACACTACGCCACCCACCCCGCCAGCAGGCTCCGGCCCCCGGTCCTCCCGCCAGAACTCACCTCACCCCCAGAAAAGGCGCCCTACCTCAACCCCTGGACCCAACCCATCACCTTCCCCACCGACGCCCCCTTCTAG
- the dcd gene encoding dCTP deaminase → MLLSDRDIKAQLDAERIGLDPFDPAMIQPSSIDVRLDGFFRLFDNHKYAYIDPAEDQPELTRLIEAKPGEPFILHPGEFVLGATYEKVTLPDDIAARLEGKSSLGRLGLLTHSTAGFIDPGFTGHVTLELSNVATLPIKLWPGMKIGQLCFFQLSSPSERPYGSSQYGSRYQGQRGPTASRSFQNFHRTDVRGDDGTSAE, encoded by the coding sequence GTGCTGCTCTCGGATCGCGATATTAAGGCCCAACTCGACGCCGAACGAATCGGTCTCGACCCCTTCGACCCCGCCATGATTCAGCCGTCGAGTATCGACGTGCGACTTGATGGCTTCTTTCGGCTCTTCGATAATCACAAGTATGCCTATATCGACCCGGCCGAAGACCAGCCCGAGCTCACCCGTCTGATTGAAGCGAAGCCGGGCGAACCGTTTATTCTGCATCCGGGCGAGTTCGTGCTGGGTGCCACCTACGAAAAGGTGACCCTGCCCGACGATATTGCTGCCCGCCTCGAAGGTAAAAGCTCTCTGGGTCGACTGGGGTTGCTCACACACTCCACCGCCGGCTTCATCGACCCGGGCTTCACCGGGCACGTCACCCTCGAACTCAGCAACGTGGCGACACTGCCGATCAAGCTCTGGCCCGGAATGAAAATCGGACAGCTGTGCTTTTTCCAGCTCAGCTCGCCCTCCGAACGCCCCTACGGTTCAAGCCAGTACGGCTCCCGCTATCAGGGACAGCGTGGCCCCACGGCGAGCCGCTCGTTCCAGAACTTTCACCGCACCGACGTGCGCGGCGACGACGGTACCAGCGCCGAGTAG
- a CDS encoding LCP family protein, with protein MTRPTKAQTPRKRTGWRIALISVGTVVLLVAGGAGAYAWNLTRTFDTKTQKITEVFPENEANRPAELEGEAAKSQNILLLGTDTRGSINGSIDDISGQRSDTVMVVNIPADRTKISVMSIMRDSWLEVPGYGQAKINAALSYGGVPLAVETVEGLLGVRMDHVAIIDFDGFTGVTDALGGVDIENSIGFNSYHLKGHYFEPGTLHVNGTEALAFVRERYAFQDGDFQRTRNQQIFIQAVLKQALSAETLTSPGKVSALIGAVAPYLAVDDGFNSSYVAGLGVELRSVRVGDVNFFTLPTLGTGTAGGQSVVNIDWNELPLLQQAFQSDALAAYQPPA; from the coding sequence ATGACGAGACCGACAAAAGCTCAGACGCCCAGAAAACGCACGGGCTGGAGAATCGCGCTGATTTCGGTGGGGACAGTGGTGTTACTCGTCGCCGGCGGTGCGGGCGCGTATGCGTGGAACCTCACCCGCACCTTCGACACGAAGACGCAGAAGATCACCGAGGTTTTTCCCGAGAACGAAGCCAACCGGCCTGCGGAGCTGGAGGGTGAGGCCGCGAAGTCACAGAACATCCTTCTGCTGGGAACCGACACGCGTGGTTCGATTAACGGCTCGATCGATGACATCAGTGGGCAACGCTCGGACACGGTGATGGTGGTGAATATCCCCGCCGACCGCACGAAAATATCTGTGATGTCGATCATGCGCGACAGCTGGCTCGAGGTTCCGGGTTATGGACAGGCGAAGATCAACGCGGCGCTCTCCTATGGCGGAGTGCCCCTGGCCGTTGAAACCGTGGAGGGTCTGCTCGGTGTACGCATGGACCACGTGGCAATCATCGATTTCGACGGGTTTACAGGCGTGACAGATGCCCTCGGTGGCGTCGATATTGAGAACTCGATTGGCTTCAATTCCTACCATTTAAAGGGACACTATTTCGAGCCGGGTACCCTGCACGTGAACGGCACGGAGGCGCTCGCGTTTGTGCGGGAGCGCTACGCGTTCCAAGATGGGGACTTTCAACGCACGCGTAACCAGCAGATCTTCATTCAGGCCGTTCTGAAGCAGGCCTTAAGCGCCGAAACGCTCACCAGCCCCGGCAAGGTGAGCGCGCTGATTGGAGCTGTTGCGCCCTACCTCGCCGTCGATGACGGCTTCAACTCTTCTTATGTGGCGGGCCTCGGCGTGGAGCTGCGCAGTGTGCGTGTCGGCGACGTGAACTTCTTCACGCTGCCCACTCTGGGCACCGGCACGGCGGGTGGGCAATCTGTGGTCAACATTGACTGGAACGAGCTCCCGCTCCTGCAGCAAGCCTTCCAATCTGACGCCCTGGCCGCCTACCAGCCTCCCGCCTGA
- a CDS encoding V-type ATP synthase subunit A, which translates to MTRRRGTVVRVSGPLVQVEGLDDLSMLEIVALGPNRISAETVAIRGDLCTLQAYEYTGGLKVGDIAAALDGPLTGLLGPGMLGQAFDGLLRPLSSAPLWLQPHRLGTQPSEVQPSEAQPAASAYDSATLAREWTFVPAVTVGDTVAPGQVLGTVPHSGAVEHRVLVPPGVAGIVTGLAPPGTLHALDTVATVGEVDVPLAESWPIRTPRPFRDRPPGIVPLHTGQRVLDLMYPLARGAAAAVPGGFGTGKTMLLQQIAKWSAADVIVYVGCGERGNEMADVLDGLATLVDERTGGRLIDRTVIIANTSNMPMMAREASIYSGICVAEYYRDMGYDVVLIADSTSRWAEALREFANRNGDLPAEEGYPASLASALAAFYERAGRVTTLGGPIASVTVIGAVSPPGGDMTEPVTTDTQRFIRSLWLLDRDLAYSRHYPAVSCTGSFARDSEALGLWHAANGDPRWGERRARAAALLAEADRLGELAEIIGTNSLPGHERMVLLGGRLLRDGVLMQNALSGNDGFCSAEKGAALLDLVLQVVDACQQRIESGVPATVIEQMDLRPVLRAREDVGPADAAGVADLGASIIQRIREVS; encoded by the coding sequence ATGACGAGGCGGCGCGGCACCGTCGTGCGGGTAAGTGGTCCGCTGGTGCAGGTGGAGGGTCTCGACGACCTGTCCATGCTGGAGATCGTGGCCCTTGGCCCCAATCGCATCAGCGCCGAAACCGTGGCCATTCGGGGTGACCTCTGCACGCTTCAGGCTTACGAATATACGGGGGGACTGAAGGTGGGCGATATCGCGGCCGCTCTCGACGGCCCCCTCACCGGGCTGTTGGGGCCGGGCATGCTCGGGCAGGCTTTCGATGGGCTGCTGCGACCGCTGTCCTCTGCGCCACTGTGGCTTCAGCCACACCGCTTGGGAACACAGCCGTCGGAAGTACAGCCGTCGGAAGCACAGCCCGCGGCATCCGCTTACGATTCCGCCACCCTTGCTCGAGAGTGGACCTTTGTGCCGGCCGTGACCGTGGGCGATACCGTGGCTCCGGGGCAGGTTCTCGGTACCGTTCCCCACTCGGGCGCTGTGGAACACCGCGTGCTGGTGCCGCCGGGGGTTGCCGGAATCGTGACCGGGTTGGCGCCGCCGGGCACCCTGCACGCCCTCGATACCGTCGCCACGGTGGGCGAGGTCGATGTGCCGCTGGCGGAGTCGTGGCCCATTCGCACCCCGCGCCCCTTTCGGGACCGACCGCCAGGCATCGTGCCCCTGCACACCGGCCAGCGCGTGCTGGACCTGATGTATCCGCTCGCCCGCGGTGCTGCCGCCGCCGTGCCTGGCGGGTTCGGCACCGGAAAGACCATGCTGTTGCAACAGATTGCCAAGTGGAGTGCTGCCGACGTGATCGTTTACGTGGGCTGCGGCGAGCGCGGCAACGAGATGGCGGATGTGCTCGACGGGCTGGCGACGCTCGTGGACGAACGCACGGGCGGCAGGCTGATTGATCGCACGGTGATCATTGCGAACACGTCGAACATGCCCATGATGGCGCGTGAGGCCAGCATTTACAGCGGTATCTGCGTGGCTGAGTACTACCGGGATATGGGCTACGACGTGGTGCTGATCGCCGACTCCACCTCACGGTGGGCGGAGGCGCTGCGCGAGTTCGCGAACCGCAACGGCGACCTTCCCGCCGAGGAGGGGTACCCGGCCAGCCTCGCCTCGGCGTTGGCCGCCTTCTATGAACGGGCGGGCCGCGTGACAACGCTCGGCGGCCCGATCGCCTCGGTCACCGTGATCGGGGCCGTTTCCCCGCCCGGGGGCGACATGACCGAGCCGGTCACGACCGACACGCAACGATTCATCCGCTCACTGTGGCTACTCGACCGTGATCTTGCCTATTCACGGCACTATCCGGCGGTGAGTTGCACCGGCTCCTTCGCGCGAGACTCGGAGGCGCTGGGCCTCTGGCATGCGGCCAACGGTGACCCGCGGTGGGGCGAGCGGCGGGCCCGGGCCGCGGCCCTGCTCGCCGAGGCCGACAGGTTGGGCGAGCTGGCGGAGATCATTGGCACCAACTCTCTTCCCGGCCATGAGCGCATGGTTCTCCTCGGCGGGCGATTACTGCGGGACGGCGTCCTGATGCAGAACGCACTCAGCGGCAACGATGGTTTCTGTTCGGCGGAGAAGGGGGCAGCGCTGCTGGATCTGGTTTTACAGGTTGTGGATGCGTGTCAGCAACGCATTGAGAGTGGCGTTCCGGCCACGGTGATCGAGCAGATGGACCTGCGGCCGGTGCTGCGTGCGCGAGAAGACGTGGGGCCAGCGGATGCCGCCGGTGTGGCTGACCTCGGCGCCTCAATTATTCAGCGAATTCGGGAGGTGTCGTGA
- a CDS encoding type II toxin-antitoxin system PemK/MazF family toxin: MRGDIHRLPAPRDTRGNEQSGARFAVILQSDDLLLSTTLVAPTSRSSMPRSFRPTITIGLDTTQVLVEQTITVAPERLGEFVGRVTRAELDEINQALRLVFELD, encoded by the coding sequence GTGCGCGGTGACATCCATCGCCTCCCGGCTCCGCGGGACACCCGAGGGAATGAACAGTCGGGTGCGCGGTTCGCCGTAATTTTGCAGTCCGATGACCTTCTGCTGTCAACCACGCTGGTCGCTCCCACCTCGCGCTCGTCGATGCCGCGCAGTTTTCGACCCACAATTACGATCGGTCTCGACACGACGCAGGTGCTTGTGGAGCAGACCATCACGGTAGCGCCCGAACGGCTCGGTGAATTTGTGGGGAGAGTCACGCGCGCGGAACTCGACGAGATCAACCAGGCACTGCGCCTAGTGTTCGAACTCGACTGA
- a CDS encoding V-type ATP synthase subunit B has product MTGARDPAAAEPAPASNAGTGLAGAGTAGTGRLSFGDVRELRGPLVVLGDVENVGWDEFATIELTHTDLSDTARTDRHGLVLEVDHDIVTLQVLEGTDNMAPGSIRVCFAGQPLQIPVSTGWLGRVCNGRGEPLDGGPPVTGATSLPVSGWPLNPVHREPPQEPVLTGVSVIDALTTLVRGQKLPIFSVAGLPHLTLATQIAAQATSGDTSFRVVFAAMGLTHADIAYVRDRLEQRSAAGELVLLLNAADDPVIERILTPRIALTIAEHLAYTEGNDVLVIMSDMTSYAEAVREVSAARREIPARRGYPGYLYSDLAGLYERCGRVRGRAGSVTIVPVLTMPGGDITHPVPDLTGYITEGQIVLSPEAYARGIYPPVDALSSLSRLMRSGAGAGRTREDHLDVAAQLLAALARAGQAGELAELVGADALSETDRSYLAYHQLVERNLFAQGRDEVRTLNDTLDRAWSALAALPRSELTMLSTDLLQKYLPPRSDAS; this is encoded by the coding sequence GTGACGGGTGCCAGAGATCCCGCCGCTGCCGAGCCGGCACCGGCCAGTAACGCGGGTACAGGCCTTGCAGGTGCAGGGACTGCGGGTACAGGCCGGCTGTCGTTCGGCGACGTGCGCGAGCTGCGCGGCCCGTTGGTGGTTCTCGGCGATGTTGAGAACGTGGGCTGGGACGAGTTCGCCACCATCGAGCTGACTCACACCGACCTATCAGACACCGCAAGGACCGACCGGCATGGCCTCGTTCTGGAGGTGGACCACGACATCGTCACGCTGCAGGTTCTGGAAGGCACCGACAACATGGCGCCTGGCTCCATCCGGGTGTGTTTTGCCGGTCAGCCCCTGCAGATTCCCGTGAGTACGGGCTGGCTGGGGCGGGTGTGCAATGGTCGCGGGGAACCGCTGGATGGCGGTCCGCCGGTGACCGGGGCCACGTCCCTCCCCGTCTCTGGCTGGCCACTCAACCCGGTGCACCGGGAACCACCGCAGGAACCCGTTCTCACCGGCGTCTCTGTCATTGATGCTCTGACCACACTGGTGCGGGGCCAGAAACTGCCGATCTTCTCGGTGGCCGGGTTGCCCCACCTCACGCTGGCCACGCAGATTGCGGCGCAGGCTACGTCGGGCGACACCAGCTTTCGGGTGGTCTTTGCCGCCATGGGTCTCACCCACGCCGATATTGCTTACGTGCGCGACCGGCTCGAGCAACGATCGGCGGCCGGCGAGTTGGTGCTGCTGCTGAACGCCGCCGACGATCCGGTGATTGAACGCATCCTGACGCCCCGAATTGCCTTGACGATTGCGGAGCATCTCGCCTACACGGAGGGCAACGACGTGCTCGTGATCATGTCGGACATGACCAGCTACGCCGAGGCTGTGCGCGAGGTGTCTGCCGCCCGCCGAGAAATTCCGGCCCGGCGAGGCTATCCCGGCTACCTCTACAGCGATCTGGCCGGTTTGTATGAGCGGTGCGGTCGCGTGCGCGGGCGGGCTGGTTCGGTGACCATTGTTCCCGTGTTGACGATGCCGGGAGGCGACATCACGCATCCGGTTCCCGACCTCACCGGCTACATCACCGAGGGCCAGATTGTGCTGTCTCCGGAGGCCTACGCTCGCGGGATTTACCCACCCGTCGACGCTCTGTCATCGCTCTCCCGGCTCATGCGCAGCGGAGCCGGTGCCGGTCGAACCCGGGAAGACCACCTTGATGTTGCGGCGCAGCTGCTGGCGGCTCTGGCGCGGGCCGGGCAGGCCGGGGAACTCGCCGAGCTGGTGGGGGCCGACGCGCTGAGTGAGACCGACCGGAGTTACCTCGCCTACCACCAGCTGGTGGAGCGAAACCTGTTCGCTCAGGGACGCGACGAGGTTCGCACCCTGAACGACACGCTCGATCGGGCCTGGTCCGCGCTGGCCGCACTCCCCCGCTCGGAACTCACCATGCTCTCGACCGACCTGCTGCAGAAGTATCTCCCTCCGCGATCGGACGCATCGTGA